In a genomic window of Cynocephalus volans isolate mCynVol1 chromosome 1, mCynVol1.pri, whole genome shotgun sequence:
- the CD40 gene encoding tumor necrosis factor receptor superfamily member 5 isoform X3, with protein MVRLPLQCVLWGCLLTAVYPEPPTACKEKQYPINGQCCSLCQPGQKLVSDCTELIDTECLRCSKGEFLDTWNTERHCHQHKYCDPNLGLRVQREGTSETDTTCTCEEGRHCTSDACESCALHSLCSPGFGAKQIDSRHRMRALVMIPVVTGILFAVLLVSAYISESPGKVVKKSKDKAPHPETECQDPVEVIFLDDFSGPNSPVQETLHGCQPVTQEDGKESRISVQERQ; from the exons ATGGTTCGCCTGCCTCTGCAGTGTGTCCTTTGGGGCTGCTTGCTGACCGCC GTCTATCCAGAACCACCCACTGCATGCAAAGAAAAACAGTACCCAATAAACGGCCAGTGCTGTAGTTTGTGCCAGCCAG GACAGAAACTGGTGAGTGACTGCACAGAACTCATTGACACAGAATGCCTTCGCTGCAGTAAAGGCGAATTCCTCGACACCTGGAACACAGAGAGACACTGTCACCAGCACAAATACTGTGACCCCA ACCTAGGGCTCCGGGTCCAGAGGGAGGGCACCTCAGAAACAGACACCACGTGCACCTGTGAAGAAGGCCGACACTGTACCAGTGATGCCTGCGAGAGCTGTGCCCTGCACAGCCTGTGCTCCCCCGGCTTTGGGGCCAAGCAGATCG ATTCCCGGCATCGGATGAGAGCCCTGGTGATGATCCCCGTTGTGACAGGGATCCTGTTTGCTGTCCTCTTGGTATCTGCCTATATCAGTGAGTCCCCAG GAAAGGTGGTCAAGAAGTCAAAGGATAAG GCCCCCCACCCGGAGACTGAATGTCAGGATCCCGTGGAGGTGATTTTTCTGGACGACTTTTCCGGCCCTAACTCTCCAGTGCAGGAGACCTTACATGGGTGCCAGCCAGTCACCCAGGAGGATGGCAAGGAGAGCCGCATCTCAGTGCAGGAGAGACAGTGA
- the CD40 gene encoding tumor necrosis factor receptor superfamily member 5 isoform X1, whose amino-acid sequence MVRLPLQCVLWGCLLTAVYPEPPTACKEKQYPINGQCCSLCQPGQKLVSDCTELIDTECLRCSKGEFLDTWNTERHCHQHKYCDPNLGLRVQREGTSETDTTCTCEEGRHCTSDACESCALHSLCSPGFGAKQIATGVSDTICEPCPVGFFSNVSSAFEKCRPWTSCETKDLMELQAGTNKTDAICDSRHRMRALVMIPVVTGILFAVLLVSAYISESPGKVVKKSKDKAPHPETECQDPVEVIFLDDFSGPNSPVQETLHGCQPVTQEDGKESRISVQERQ is encoded by the exons ATGGTTCGCCTGCCTCTGCAGTGTGTCCTTTGGGGCTGCTTGCTGACCGCC GTCTATCCAGAACCACCCACTGCATGCAAAGAAAAACAGTACCCAATAAACGGCCAGTGCTGTAGTTTGTGCCAGCCAG GACAGAAACTGGTGAGTGACTGCACAGAACTCATTGACACAGAATGCCTTCGCTGCAGTAAAGGCGAATTCCTCGACACCTGGAACACAGAGAGACACTGTCACCAGCACAAATACTGTGACCCCA ACCTAGGGCTCCGGGTCCAGAGGGAGGGCACCTCAGAAACAGACACCACGTGCACCTGTGAAGAAGGCCGACACTGTACCAGTGATGCCTGCGAGAGCTGTGCCCTGCACAGCCTGTGCTCCCCCGGCTTTGGGGCCAAGCAGATCG CTACAGGGGTTTCTGATACCATCTGCGAACCCTGCCCGGTTGGCTTCTTCTCCAATGTGTCATCTGCTTTCGAAAAGTGCCGCCCTTGGACAAG CTGTGAGACCAAAGACCTGATGGAACTACAGGCAGGAACTAACAAGACTGATGCTATCTGTG ATTCCCGGCATCGGATGAGAGCCCTGGTGATGATCCCCGTTGTGACAGGGATCCTGTTTGCTGTCCTCTTGGTATCTGCCTATATCAGTGAGTCCCCAG GAAAGGTGGTCAAGAAGTCAAAGGATAAG GCCCCCCACCCGGAGACTGAATGTCAGGATCCCGTGGAGGTGATTTTTCTGGACGACTTTTCCGGCCCTAACTCTCCAGTGCAGGAGACCTTACATGGGTGCCAGCCAGTCACCCAGGAGGATGGCAAGGAGAGCCGCATCTCAGTGCAGGAGAGACAGTGA
- the CD40 gene encoding tumor necrosis factor receptor superfamily member 5 isoform X2: MVRLPLQCVLWGCLLTAVYPEPPTACKEKQYPINGQCCSLCQPGQKLVSDCTELIDTECLRCSKGEFLDTWNTERHCHQHKYCDPNLGLRVQREGTSETDTTCTCEEGRHCTSDACESCALHSLCSPGFGAKQIATGVSDTICEPCPVGFFSNVSSAFEKCRPWTSCETKDLMELQAGTNKTDAICDSRHRMRALVMIPVVTGILFAVLLVSAYIRKVVKKSKDKAPHPETECQDPVEVIFLDDFSGPNSPVQETLHGCQPVTQEDGKESRISVQERQ; the protein is encoded by the exons ATGGTTCGCCTGCCTCTGCAGTGTGTCCTTTGGGGCTGCTTGCTGACCGCC GTCTATCCAGAACCACCCACTGCATGCAAAGAAAAACAGTACCCAATAAACGGCCAGTGCTGTAGTTTGTGCCAGCCAG GACAGAAACTGGTGAGTGACTGCACAGAACTCATTGACACAGAATGCCTTCGCTGCAGTAAAGGCGAATTCCTCGACACCTGGAACACAGAGAGACACTGTCACCAGCACAAATACTGTGACCCCA ACCTAGGGCTCCGGGTCCAGAGGGAGGGCACCTCAGAAACAGACACCACGTGCACCTGTGAAGAAGGCCGACACTGTACCAGTGATGCCTGCGAGAGCTGTGCCCTGCACAGCCTGTGCTCCCCCGGCTTTGGGGCCAAGCAGATCG CTACAGGGGTTTCTGATACCATCTGCGAACCCTGCCCGGTTGGCTTCTTCTCCAATGTGTCATCTGCTTTCGAAAAGTGCCGCCCTTGGACAAG CTGTGAGACCAAAGACCTGATGGAACTACAGGCAGGAACTAACAAGACTGATGCTATCTGTG ATTCCCGGCATCGGATGAGAGCCCTGGTGATGATCCCCGTTGTGACAGGGATCCTGTTTGCTGTCCTCTTGGTATCTGCCTATATCA GAAAGGTGGTCAAGAAGTCAAAGGATAAG GCCCCCCACCCGGAGACTGAATGTCAGGATCCCGTGGAGGTGATTTTTCTGGACGACTTTTCCGGCCCTAACTCTCCAGTGCAGGAGACCTTACATGGGTGCCAGCCAGTCACCCAGGAGGATGGCAAGGAGAGCCGCATCTCAGTGCAGGAGAGACAGTGA
- the CD40 gene encoding tumor necrosis factor receptor superfamily member 5 isoform X4, with product MVRLPLQCVLWGCLLTAVYPEPPTACKEKQYPINGQCCSLCQPGQKLVSDCTELIDTECLRCSKGEFLDTWNTERHCHQHKYCDPNLGLRVQREGTSETDTTCTCEEGRHCTSDACESCALHSLCSPGFGAKQIDSRHRMRALVMIPVVTGILFAVLLVSAYIRKVVKKSKDKAPHPETECQDPVEVIFLDDFSGPNSPVQETLHGCQPVTQEDGKESRISVQERQ from the exons ATGGTTCGCCTGCCTCTGCAGTGTGTCCTTTGGGGCTGCTTGCTGACCGCC GTCTATCCAGAACCACCCACTGCATGCAAAGAAAAACAGTACCCAATAAACGGCCAGTGCTGTAGTTTGTGCCAGCCAG GACAGAAACTGGTGAGTGACTGCACAGAACTCATTGACACAGAATGCCTTCGCTGCAGTAAAGGCGAATTCCTCGACACCTGGAACACAGAGAGACACTGTCACCAGCACAAATACTGTGACCCCA ACCTAGGGCTCCGGGTCCAGAGGGAGGGCACCTCAGAAACAGACACCACGTGCACCTGTGAAGAAGGCCGACACTGTACCAGTGATGCCTGCGAGAGCTGTGCCCTGCACAGCCTGTGCTCCCCCGGCTTTGGGGCCAAGCAGATCG ATTCCCGGCATCGGATGAGAGCCCTGGTGATGATCCCCGTTGTGACAGGGATCCTGTTTGCTGTCCTCTTGGTATCTGCCTATATCA GAAAGGTGGTCAAGAAGTCAAAGGATAAG GCCCCCCACCCGGAGACTGAATGTCAGGATCCCGTGGAGGTGATTTTTCTGGACGACTTTTCCGGCCCTAACTCTCCAGTGCAGGAGACCTTACATGGGTGCCAGCCAGTCACCCAGGAGGATGGCAAGGAGAGCCGCATCTCAGTGCAGGAGAGACAGTGA